AACCGCGAAAAGGCGCGCATGAAACTGAAATTGCATTTGTACACCCGAAATCCACGGGAAGAATTTTGACTGAACTATGCCAGATCAAAGGAGAGACCCATGAGTAGGGAGAGAAAGATTCTTGATTTAAAAGCCCGTCAGGATATGGCAAAATTGGGAGGCGGCAAAGTAGCTATTGAAAAGCAGCACAAAAAAGGAAAACTTACTGCGAGGGAAAGAATAGAGCTTTTACTGGACAAAGACAGCTTTGAAGAGATCGATATGTTCAGAATAAACACCGGAGATGCCTTCGGTGTTTCTGATAAACAGATTTACGGCGACGGAATCATTACAGGATACGGAAGTATTCACGGCCGGCTTGTTTTTGTGTTCTCCTATGATTTTACAGTTTACGGCGGTTCCCTGTCACAGGTAGTTGCTGAAAAAGTTGTTAAAGTACAGGAACTTGCTGCAAAAGTAGGAGCTCCTATTATAGGGATTAATGATTCCGGAGGAGCGAGAATTCAGGAAGGCGTTGATTCTCTTGCCGGATATACAAGTATATTTTTAAGAAATGTTCTTCAGTCAGGAGTCATTCCGCAGATAAGTGCAATGGTAGGGCCTGCAGCAGGCGGTGCTGTTTATTCTCCTGCAATTATGGATTTTATATTTATGGTCAGGAAAACATCTTTCATGTTTCTCACAGGCCCTAAAATTGTAAAAACAGTTACTCACGAAGATGTTACTGCAGATCAGCTTGGCGGTGCAGATGTTCATGCAACAAAGAGCGGTATTACTCACTTTACATATGATGACGAGAAATCTCTGTTTGAGGGAATAAGAGAACTGATGACCTTTTTGCCTCAGAACAATACTGAAGAACCTCCTGTCAAAGAAACCGATGATTCCTGGGACAGGTCTGACGAGAATTTAAATTACATTGTTCCTGAAAATCCTCAAAAACCCTATGATATGAAAGAAGTAGTTAATTCCGTACTGGATGAGAACTACTTTTTTGAAGTACAGGAGCTCTATGCCCGGAACGTAATTGTCGGATTCGGCCGCATGAACGGAAGAGTGGTGGGAATAGTTGCAAACCAGCCCAAGGTTATTGCAGGAGTTCTGGACAGCAATGCCTCAACCAAATCAGCGAGATTTATAAGGTTCTGTGACTGCTACAATATTCCTGTTATTACTTTTGAAGATGTCCCTGGTTTTATGCCCGGAACAATTGAAGAGCACAATGGAATCATAAGGCACGGAGCAAAGATGCTCTACGCGTATGCAGAAGCAACAGTACCGAAAATTACTGTTATCACGAGAAAGGCGTATGGAGGTGCATTCTGCGTTATGAACTCAAAGCATCTCAGAGGTGATGTTGTTTATGCCTGGCCTACTGCAGAGATTGCAGTTATGGGGCCTCAGGGCGCAAGTGAGATAATTTTTAAGAAAGAGATTACCGCTGCGGAAGATCCCACTAAAAAACTTGCAGAAAAGGTTGAGGAGTATAAAGATAAATTTGCAAATCCCTATGTGGCAGCAGGCAAGGGTATTGTTGATGAGGTAATTGAACCTAAAATCACACGTTTCAAATTAATCAAGGCTCTTGAAATGCTGCAGAACAAGAGGGACGAAAATCCGCCTAAAAAACATGGAAACATTCCTTTGTAAGGAGGATATATAATGTTTGATAATGTAGCCCAGAATAACGGTTTGGTTATTGCACTTATAGGGATTACAGTTGTTTTTGTAGGTCTGGTTCTTATAGCGGTTATCATCTCCCTGTTTAACCGGGTATTTGAAAAAATAAGTGCAAAAGAGGATAAAGAAACGCAGGACAGTCACACAGGATTTGTTCTCCGCACTCCGAGGATAAAATTCGGCGGCAGGAAAATACCGGAAGACGAGCTTGTGGCGCTGACAGTTGCGCTTGAAATATTTCGTAAACTTCATATAGAGCAGTATCCGAACAAAATTACTTTTGCCCGGGGTACAAGCTTTTCTCCGTGGAAGACAGGTTTCAGATACGGACAGAGGTTGAATGTAAACAGAGGTACAAAATGAATGAAAAAGAGATAGTCCTTGAAATTCAAGGCAAAGAGTATAAAGTAATGATTGAAGAGTTTACTGCTGATAGTGCAAGTGTGCGTGTAAACGGAAACAAATATTCGGTTTCAATTAAAGATTTGGGTATTGAACAGGCAGCAGGAATCAAACCCGAGGCAGGGCCTGCCCGGAAACAGCCTCCGAGAGTAGAAGTAGGGCAGAAGAAAAAAACTCAGATGCAGAAACCCAAGGCTATTCCGAAAGATAATGCAATCCTGTCTCCGCTGCCGGGGCAGCTTTTAAAGCTGTTTGTTCAGGAAGGTGATTTTATTGAGGTCGGGCAAAGAGTGTGTGTACTTGAGGCAATGAAGATGGAAAATGAAGTTAACTCTACAGTCAGCGGTGTTATAATTGATATAAAATATAATGAAGGCGATACGATTAATCAGGGTGATATTCTGTTTCTTGTCAAACCTCCGGAGAACTAAAAATGGACGTACTGTTAAATGTAATACAAACAACAGGTTTTGCAAATATAACAATCGGCAATATTATTATGCTTGCAGTAGGATGTATAGCAATCTATCTTGCAATTGTTAAAGAATACGAGCCTCTTTTGCTTATCCCCATAGGATTCGGAATTATTGCAGGAAATATTCCTGCGATTGCTACTTTGCCAATAGGTGTCTACGATACTGTTAAAAACGGATACACTCAGAACAGTGTATTCAGCCTTATCTACTACGGTGTGACTTCCGGAATTTTTCCGCCATTAATCTTTTTAGGCATAGGAGCGCTTACTGATTTTTCAACTCTTATTTCCAATCCAAAAGCAGTTCTTCTCGGAGCAGCAGCCCAGCTTGGCATATTTGCAACTTATCTCGGAGCACTGGTTCTTGGTTTTACCAATTTGGAAGCAGCGTCAATCGGGATTATTGGCGGAGCTGACGGGCCTACTTCAATTTTTATCTCTTCACAGCTGGCGCCTCACTTACTCGGGCCCATAGCAATTGCAGCCTATTCCTATATGGCTCTTGTCCCTATAATTCAGCCTCCTATAATGAGGTTTCTTACAACAAGAAAAGAGCGAATAATCAGGATGAAGCCCCCGAGAATGGTATCAAAAAAGGAGAAGATACTTTTCCCTATAATTGTTACGATAATGTCAGCTTTGATAGCTCCGGGCTCTTTATCCCTTGTAGGTATGCTTATGCTTGGAAATCTTTTAAAAGAGAGCGGAGTGACAGGCAGGCTTGCAAAAACAGCCGGATCAGCACTGCTTGACATTTGTACAATTCTGCTCTCCTTTGCAGTAGGTGCGTCTACTCAGGCAACAAGGATTGTTGATGGTGTCAATATGGGATTTTTAACTCCAAAATCTATTGGAATTTTTGTCCTTGGTTTATTATCTTTCATGATAGCAACTTTTGGCGGTATTCTTTTTGCAAAGTTTATGAATTTGTTTTTAAAGGAGAAATTAAATCCTCTCATAGGTGCATCAGGAGTATCTGCAGTTCCAGACTCTGCGAGAGTTGTTCATAACTTTGCCTTAAAGTACGATAAGGATAACCATCTTTTGATGCATGCCATGGCTTCAAATGTGTCGGGAGTTATAGGTTCCGCCATTGCTGCCGGAGTGTTTATAGGGATTTTCAAATAGTTTTTTTAAAGAGCAGGTTGTTTAATTATGACATTAAAGCGGTGCTATCCAAGAAGTAGTATCTATCGTAAACTATAAATGCCATTACAGGCTGATTTCGATAAAAGGCATGAATTTTTTTGGACAATCACTCTTTCAGTAATATCATTTATGAGATTGTAAAAGCAAAGGCACTCTCTTTGGAAAAGAGTTTGAATCATCCTCTTGTAAGTACTAACGGCGTTGTAAGGCCTACACGTGTTGAAGTAAATCTCGATACCATAAAAGGAAATTACTTTGCAGTAAAAAGATATGTGGGCAAGGCAAGTGTAATGGCAATTTTAAAAGCCAATGCCTACGGCCACGGACTTGTCCGAATAGCACAGTTGATGGAAAGTATCGGAAGCGATTACCTTGGAGTTGCAGTGCTGGAAGAAGGCCTGCTTTTAAGGGAAAAGGGCATTCACATTCCGATTTTAGTGCTGGGCGGCATTCTTGGTAATCAAGTCCCCCATTTTATTAAAAATGATCTTACCATTACAGCTTCTTCTATTGATAAACTTCTAATAATTGAAAGTGTCGCAGGCAAGCTGGGGACAAAAGCCAAAGTGCATCTTAAAATAGATACGGGAATGGAGCGGATAGGAGTTCATTATTACAATGCGGAAAATTTTATAAAAGCAGCTTATGAATGCGGGAACATAGAGGTTGAAGGAATTTTTTCACATTTTGCAAATTCCGATTCTGCAGATCTTTCCCATGCAGAGTTGCAGATATCGAGATTCAGAGAAGTTCTTGATCTCTTTAAAAAAAACGGATTACAGAAACCGCGTTTTGTACACATGGCAAATTCCGGTGCTATTCTGCAGATTCCCGATTCTCTTTTTAATATGGTGCGGCCCGGTATAGTTCTCTACGGTGTTTATCCCTCTGCTGATGTTAAAAAAACAGTGAGGGTTGAACCTGCACTTTCATGGAAATCCCGGGTTGTATATTTTAAAGTTGTTCTGCCCGGTCATCCTGTAGGTTACGGGTCAACGTGGAAGGCAGAAAAGCCTGTACGTGCTGTAACAGTTCCTGCAGGATATGGTGACGGTTACATGCGTAGCATGTCCGGGAAGGCAAAAGTTATTATCAGGGGCAGACAATATCCTGTTATAGGAACTATATCAATGGATCAGATTGTAGTTAATATTGGTAATGACAGCGCTTTTAATGATGATGAAGTTATACTCATCGGCAATAGCGGGAGTTCTGTAATAAGAAGTGAGGATCTTGCCGAATGGGCAAATACGATTCCGTATGAGATATTGACAAATATAAATACAAGGGTGCCGAGGGTTTATTTGGGCGGGGATGATTGACAAAATCATATAAAGACCTCAGAGATGTACGGCCAGACGTACAGCCGTACGTCTCTACCCCATCAATATAAAACCTGTTGATTTTTCCGTAAAAAATATTAAATTATAAAGACCTTATATGTTCATTCTATCTGCTCCTTAATAATTGGATATGTTGACAGGATCGCAGGAATTCTATCAGGAAAAATTTTACAGGTTTTATTCTGATATAACGGATAATTTATGGATTTAATTAAAAAAAAGTGCGGGTTGATTATAAATCCCATAGCAGGTATGGGCGGGCCTGTGGGACTCAAAGGAACTGATGGAGAGGAGATACTGAAAAAAGCTGTTGAGCTTGGTGCTGTGCCAAGAGCGCAGAAAAGAGCAGGGGAAGCGTTGTCAAAATTAAGAAAGCTGAAAGAAAATATAGAAGTAATTGCAGGGCCCGGGCCTATGGGCGAGGATGCAGCAAGAGAGCAGGGATTTTCGGTTATTGCGGCAGGCAGTATAACAAAAGACAAAACAACAGCAGAAGATACAAAGAAAATAGCCGAGCAGATGCAGAAAATGGGTGTTGAAATTATCCTTTTTGCAGGCGGCGATGGCACTGCAAGGGACATATATGAAGCTGTAGGAACAGAACAAGTATGTCTTGGTATCCCGTCAGGTGTAAAAATTCATTCGGCTGTATATGCAGTAAACCCGGAAGCAGCAGGAGAAATTGCCGTGCAGTATCTTGAATCAAAGATAAAAAACTGTACGGAAGCAGAGGTTATGGATATTGACGAAGGCGCATTACGTCAGGAAATCATTAACACAAAGCTTTATGGATATTTAAAAGTCCCGGCAGAGCAGACAGGCCTGCAGAGGCTTAAAAAAGGATCTTTGTCATCTGAAGAGCATATTCACCAGGCAATAGCACATGATATAATTGAAACGATTTCTGACGATTATTATTATATTATCGGAGCAGGTACTACGCTGCGGCCGATAATGGAAATTTTCAATCTTGAGTTTTCCCTTTTGGGAGTTGATATCTTTTATCAGGGAAGGCTTGTATTAAAAGACGGCAGAGAATCTGAAATCAAAAAAATAATTAAGGGCAGGAGGTGTAAACTCATTATCACGCCTGTAGGCGGCCAGGGCTATATTTTCGGGAGAGGGAATTTACAGCTCAGCCCGGATGTCATAAGGCGTGTTGGCAAGGAAAATGTTGTTATTGCTGCAACAGGCAGAAAGCTTCAGGGCTTGAAGGGAAGGCCTCTTCTCTCTGATACGGGAGACAGAGATACTGACAAATATCTTGAAGGATTTTACAGGATTGTGACCGGCTATCATGAAAGTACCATTTACAAAGTGATTAGCTGATTTTTATTCGGATTTACACTTAGCAATCTGCTGAATGTATGCTTTTCAGCCGATTGAAATGATTGATATGTTACAGAAAGAATTAAATTTTATCAGAATTTTCCAATGAAGTACAGATCTGAATTTGTTAATATGCTGAAAATATGTGAGTTAGATTAATAGCACGTTCTTGTATTTTTCGGCAGAATTTATTGTTTAAAAATATTTTTCCAATAGTTAAGGATTAGAATGATTGTTGCAGCTTAATAAGGTTTGTCAGGAAGTATGAATTTTTCAAAAATACTGCATGTACATTCAGAAGGAGAATAATTATGTTTGATGCGGGAACTTATATCGAAAGAAGGAAAAAATTAACAGAGGATCTGAGTTCGGGAATAGTGGTTTTATTTGGCAATGAAGAAAGCCCGATGAATTACGAGGACAACCAGTACAGATTCCGCCAGGACAGTACGTTTCTCTACTTTTTCGGACTTTCCTATCCGGGGCTTTATGCTGTTATTGACATTGATGAAGGCCGTACAACAATATTCGGTGATGAACTGACAGTTGATGATATTGTATGGATGGGTACTCAACCGACAATTAAAGAGAAGAGCCTGAAAGTAGGTGTTGACAAAACAGCGCCGGTACAGGATTTCTATTCCTGTATTTCGGAAAACAGAGAGAAAGGAAGAAAAATTCATTATCTCCCGCCATACAGGGCGGAGCACTTCCTTAAACTATCCCGGCTTACTATGCTGCCTCCTGAAAAAATTAAAAGCGGAGCTTCCGTAGAATTGATAAAAGCAGTTGTTGCACAGCGCAATTACAAGTCTTCCGAGGAGATAGAGGAAATTGAGAAAGCTGTAAATATCTCTGCTGATATGCATCTTGCAGCTTACAGAATGGCCAGGCCGGGTATTACAGAAGCGGAAGTAGCTGCAGAAGTATACAGAACAGCCCTGTCTGCCGGAGGAGATCTCTCTTTTCCGATAATTGCGACTATTCACGGAGAGACTCTGCATAACCATTTTCATGGTAATGTACTTAAAGAAGGGGATATTTTTCTTCTTGATGCAGGAGCTGAAACAGAGATGGGTTATGCAGGAGATCTTTCGAGCACAATGCCCGTAAGTAAAAAATTTACTGAAAAGCAGAAAGAAATTTATCAGATTACAGTAGATGCCCATGAGGCTGCTGCTGCAATGCTTCGCCCGGGAAT
This bacterium DNA region includes the following protein-coding sequences:
- a CDS encoding acyl-CoA carboxylase subunit beta; translated protein: MSRERKILDLKARQDMAKLGGGKVAIEKQHKKGKLTARERIELLLDKDSFEEIDMFRINTGDAFGVSDKQIYGDGIITGYGSIHGRLVFVFSYDFTVYGGSLSQVVAEKVVKVQELAAKVGAPIIGINDSGGARIQEGVDSLAGYTSIFLRNVLQSGVIPQISAMVGPAAGGAVYSPAIMDFIFMVRKTSFMFLTGPKIVKTVTHEDVTADQLGGADVHATKSGITHFTYDDEKSLFEGIRELMTFLPQNNTEEPPVKETDDSWDRSDENLNYIVPENPQKPYDMKEVVNSVLDENYFFEVQELYARNVIVGFGRMNGRVVGIVANQPKVIAGVLDSNASTKSARFIRFCDCYNIPVITFEDVPGFMPGTIEEHNGIIRHGAKMLYAYAEATVPKITVITRKAYGGAFCVMNSKHLRGDVVYAWPTAEIAVMGPQGASEIIFKKEITAAEDPTKKLAEKVEEYKDKFANPYVAAGKGIVDEVIEPKITRFKLIKALEMLQNKRDENPPKKHGNIPL
- a CDS encoding OadG family protein, whose protein sequence is MFDNVAQNNGLVIALIGITVVFVGLVLIAVIISLFNRVFEKISAKEDKETQDSHTGFVLRTPRIKFGGRKIPEDELVALTVALEIFRKLHIEQYPNKITFARGTSFSPWKTGFRYGQRLNVNRGTK
- a CDS encoding sodium ion-translocating decarboxylase subunit beta; protein product: MDVLLNVIQTTGFANITIGNIIMLAVGCIAIYLAIVKEYEPLLLIPIGFGIIAGNIPAIATLPIGVYDTVKNGYTQNSVFSLIYYGVTSGIFPPLIFLGIGALTDFSTLISNPKAVLLGAAAQLGIFATYLGALVLGFTNLEAASIGIIGGADGPTSIFISSQLAPHLLGPIAIAAYSYMALVPIIQPPIMRFLTTRKERIIRMKPPRMVSKKEKILFPIIVTIMSALIAPGSLSLVGMLMLGNLLKESGVTGRLAKTAGSALLDICTILLSFAVGASTQATRIVDGVNMGFLTPKSIGIFVLGLLSFMIATFGGILFAKFMNLFLKEKLNPLIGASGVSAVPDSARVVHNFALKYDKDNHLLMHAMASNVSGVIGSAIAAGVFIGIFK
- the alr gene encoding alanine racemase; this encodes MDNHSFSNIIYEIVKAKALSLEKSLNHPLVSTNGVVRPTRVEVNLDTIKGNYFAVKRYVGKASVMAILKANAYGHGLVRIAQLMESIGSDYLGVAVLEEGLLLREKGIHIPILVLGGILGNQVPHFIKNDLTITASSIDKLLIIESVAGKLGTKAKVHLKIDTGMERIGVHYYNAENFIKAAYECGNIEVEGIFSHFANSDSADLSHAELQISRFREVLDLFKKNGLQKPRFVHMANSGAILQIPDSLFNMVRPGIVLYGVYPSADVKKTVRVEPALSWKSRVVYFKVVLPGHPVGYGSTWKAEKPVRAVTVPAGYGDGYMRSMSGKAKVIIRGRQYPVIGTISMDQIVVNIGNDSAFNDDEVILIGNSGSSVIRSEDLAEWANTIPYEILTNINTRVPRVYLGGDD
- a CDS encoding ATP-NAD kinase family protein, with the protein product MDLIKKKCGLIINPIAGMGGPVGLKGTDGEEILKKAVELGAVPRAQKRAGEALSKLRKLKENIEVIAGPGPMGEDAAREQGFSVIAAGSITKDKTTAEDTKKIAEQMQKMGVEIILFAGGDGTARDIYEAVGTEQVCLGIPSGVKIHSAVYAVNPEAAGEIAVQYLESKIKNCTEAEVMDIDEGALRQEIINTKLYGYLKVPAEQTGLQRLKKGSLSSEEHIHQAIAHDIIETISDDYYYIIGAGTTLRPIMEIFNLEFSLLGVDIFYQGRLVLKDGRESEIKKIIKGRRCKLIITPVGGQGYIFGRGNLQLSPDVIRRVGKENVVIAATGRKLQGLKGRPLLSDTGDRDTDKYLEGFYRIVTGYHESTIYKVIS
- a CDS encoding aminopeptidase P family protein, encoding MFDAGTYIERRKKLTEDLSSGIVVLFGNEESPMNYEDNQYRFRQDSTFLYFFGLSYPGLYAVIDIDEGRTTIFGDELTVDDIVWMGTQPTIKEKSLKVGVDKTAPVQDFYSCISENREKGRKIHYLPPYRAEHFLKLSRLTMLPPEKIKSGASVELIKAVVAQRNYKSSEEIEEIEKAVNISADMHLAAYRMARPGITEAEVAAEVYRTALSAGGDLSFPIIATIHGETLHNHFHGNVLKEGDIFLLDAGAETEMGYAGDLSSTMPVSKKFTEKQKEIYQITVDAHEAAAAMLRPGIRFKDVHLKACKTIAQGMKDLGFMKGDIEEAVAQGAHALFFPCGTGHMVGLDVHDMENLGEKYVGYKGEEKSTQFGLKSLRLARELEPGFVLTIEPGIYFIPELIDKWKAENRFRDFVNYDKVESYKNFGGMRNEEDFLITDQGARLLGKEIPKRIHDVEAVRSL